In the genome of Quercus robur chromosome 3, dhQueRobu3.1, whole genome shotgun sequence, one region contains:
- the LOC126716699 gene encoding putative pentatricopeptide repeat-containing protein At1g12700, mitochondrial, with translation MGTLLRSSHTCFRSYCYSTLSAAATTSTSIASAKKTPNHNHHQNQFLKPVRDQCKPRSFRNVDHALDLFDKMLHSHPLPSIADFNHVLGAIARMKHYPVVISLTKRIKSFGISPNVYTLNILINCFCHWNRLDFGFSVLATILKLGYHPDSVTLNTLVKGLCLQGNIAGAVKLVEDMEKKGYQPDAFTCGTILNALCKIGKTDMALGLLRKLEEGDFEHLVSLGAYNTIIDSLCKDRLVTEALNYLTEMMSKGIQPDVITYNSLIRGLCNCGRWREATTLLNEMAQRKIVPSVRTFNILVDAFCKEGMLIEAKKVFDKMIQRGIEPNVVSYNSLIDGYCLQNKLNDAIEALNMMVERGCSPNVVSYSTLINLFCKNKRIDEAMDLFNEMSNKGVTPDVVAYNTLIGGFCRVQRHKAALELFHKMQACGQLPDPQTYAVLLDGLCKNGQVVEAIKLFLEMEDKTLGNDIVIYNILIDGLCNVGNLKVARELFYSLPAKGLQPSVRTYTIMLKGLCKEGLLEEASEIFEKMDGSGCSPNDCTYNTIIYGSLRHNETSKAIKYLEIMVDKGFSANATVASMFFDLMSSNQVDKNIQEFLQKLV, from the coding sequence ATGGGTACGCTTCTTCGTTCTTCCCACACTTGTTTTCGTTCTTATTGTTATTCTACTCTTTCTGCTGCTGCTACTACTTCTACTAGTATTGCTAGTGCTAAAAAAACCCCGAATCACAATCACCATCAAAATCAATTCTTGAAACCTGTTAGAGATCAGTGCAAACCTAGAAGCTTTAGGAATGTTGATCATGCCTTAGacctgtttgataaaatgcttcACTCGCACCCTTTGCCTTCCATTGCCGATTTTAATCACGTGTTGGGTGCCATTGCAAGAATGAAGCATTACCCAGTAGTCATTTCTCTAACTAAACGAATCAAATCATTCGGAATCTCTCCCAATGTTTATACTCTTAATATTTTGATTAACTGCTTCTGCCATTGGAACCGTCTAGATTTTGGGTTTTCTGTCTTGGcaacaattttgaaacttggttATCACCCAGACTCTGTTACTCTAAACACCCTTGTGAAGGGTCTCTGTCTTCAAGGTAACATTGCTGGAGCTGTGAAGTTGGTAGAAGATATGGAGAAGAAAGGGTATCAACCTGATGCATTTACTTGTGGAACGATACTAAATGCTCTGTGTAAGATTGGTAAGACTGATATGGCTCTTGGGTTGCTCAGGAAATTGGAAGAAGGAGATTTTGAGCATTTAGTATCATTAGGGGCGTATAACACAATTATTGACAGTTTATGTAAGGATAGGTTGGTAACTGAGGCCTTGAACTATTTGACTGAAATGATGAGTAAAGGCATTCAGCCGGACGTTATCACTTACAATTCCTTAATTCGAGGCTTATGCAATTGCGGCAGGTGGAGAGAGGCTACTACTTTGTTGAATGAGATGGCACAGAGGAAGATCGTGCCAAGTGTGAGGACCTTCAACATATTGGTGGATGCATTTTGCAAAGAGGGGATGTTGATAGAggcaaaaaaagtttttgataaGATGATTCAAAGAGGTATTGAGCCTAATGTAGTCTCTTATAATTCTTTAATTGATGGATACTGTTTGCAAAATAAATTGAACGATGCCATCGAAGCATTGAACATGATGGTTGAGAGGGGTTGTTCACCTAATGTTGTTAGCTATAGCacattgattaatttattttgtaaaaataaaagaattgatgAGGCAATGGATCTCTTTAACGAAATGTCCAACAAGGGAGTAACTCCTGATGTTGTGGCTTACAACACTCTTATAGGTGGGTTTTGTCGAGTGCAGAGACACAAGGCTGCTCTAGAGCTATTCCATAAAATGCAGGCTTGTGGCCAACTTCCAGATCCCCAAACTTATGCTGTCTTGTTGGACGGCCTATGTAAGAATGGACAAGTTGTTGAGGCAATAAAATTGTTTCTTGAGATGGAAGACAAAACGTTGGGCAACGATATTGTGATTTACAACATTTTGATTGACGGTTTGTGTAATGTCGGGAATCTTAAAGTTGCAAGAGAACTCTTTTATAGTCTACCCGCAAAAGGATTGCAACCCAGTGTTCGAACTTACACCATAATGCTCAAAGGGCTTTGCAAAGAGGGACTGCTAGAAGAAGCAAGTGAGatatttgagaaaatggatggaAGCGGTTGTTCACCTAACGATTGCACATATAACACAATAATCTATGGGTCACTGCGACATAATGAGACATCAAAGGCAATTAAATATCTTGAAATAATGGTTGACAAGGGTTTTTCAGCAAATGCGACAGTTGCAAGCATGTTTTTTGACTTGATGTCATCTAATCAAGTAGATAAGAACATTCAAGAATTTCTCCAGAAGCTTGTGTGA